The following is a genomic window from Lycium ferocissimum isolate CSIRO_LF1 unplaced genomic scaffold, AGI_CSIRO_Lferr_CH_V1 ctg14480, whole genome shotgun sequence.
tttctcCGGTGCccatttgttcttcttttcagCCATTGTACATAACTTTGTTTCCCTTTCTCTACTCTATCATTGCATTTCATTTAAGAGAAGTAATTTTGTAAGACAAAATAAGTTCCACTAAAAATTTCTCATGTACGATATAAATAAGGAAGCATCTAACTAGGGCTGCTGTGGTGTTCACTTTTAATTCAgttttcatatttgcacttcTTTTGCAATACGTTATTGGTGATTTCAGTTTCATCTATTTCGTAAAGTTttgaacttttttgtttttcaagtcCGTTTATGATTCCAAGTGATTAATGAGTTCAGTTGCGGGTACGGGGAATGCTTCTCAAGCTTCGTGATATGATTACATAGTTACTGACTTGTTGTACCTGTTATAGTGGACAAGGTAGCACATCTTGTCAAGGAGAAGTATGCTAAATTCTACCAGTTTATTTCCCGTCAATACGTTAAGGCGATGATAGTAAGCTCTAATGTCTCAGAAATAGTCAAGGCTATGTCGTCCctgttagtaaatatatgtaaaagTTCGAATACTCTGTGTATAATTAGCTATTGCAACTAAATAAACTTGACCTACATtacttgataaaaaataaattaatgtaCTATAGAATTCTAGAGATTTCTGCAGACATTTAGACCATAGTTATGCTTGATCTAATCTTGACAATGAGAATGCAGATGAAATGAGTGACAAAAACATGAATGCATTACTCATCAATTGCATATCAGATATACAATTATACTGCCTCACTAAATCTGACACAATATTTTACCTCTACTACCTTAATTTCCTATGACCCTCCAaccaccccccacccccgcAAACCACCCTGGGAACCTGGAATTTGGCATTGCACCTATTAACTTCCTGAAACTTGCtgaattgtttttcttttgttagaAAGCATAGAACTACCCGGCCCTTTGTTTTCTCATTTCTTGGTGATTATGTATGATATGAAGTGTGGTTTATCCGATTATGACACTGAGGAACATCATCCATAAAGATGATACAGGTGATTCAACCATTGTGCTTATTAAAGTTATTGGCTGAAGCTTCTCGGACACTTAGAGGATTGAAATTcctcttttccctttttggaCAATTCTCTGTCTACCTATATTCtaattattttgattgttactgACAACTATAACCTCTAATCTATGTTGATTTTCAAAGCTTGGCTCTTTTTGTGTGTGTCTCTGTCTATGTAATTCCATTGTTGACTATGAACGTACATGTCTGAACAACTAAGATTTCCCGCTTCGTAATTAGAGATCTTTTAAATATAATGAGCCTTGCTCTTTGAATAGGAAATAATTTATGTTGTTTAAGTTATTCACACTTTATCTGGCCTTATTTTGCTTATACGTCACCCTCTTTCGCTATGTATTGTAATTACCTTTTTGAATACATTTACCAATAAGTAAGCATCTAGAAGGCAAGCTGAAGGGCTAGAATTAGAACTTTGATGACTCGTCTTTACTCAAAACTGTTAAATCTTGATTGTCAAACTCATACTGGAACCAATTTGCAGAACGAATGATGAGTTATAACATTTCATAGTTTTGATAATTTGACAAACGGGCAAAGGATCAGGTCCTCCATCAGGTCCCCTGGGAGTACTGCATGACacttatatagaaccctacttatttttgtgtgattaataaggtaggcgatttacgcgatttttttaaatcacacaaaaataagtaggattctatataaaatattgaagtttcggaaTTTCGAAGCATAATTAATCAATGGCCAAAGTACggaaaaattgtaaaaataaaaaataaaaaaagacacCCAGAATTACGAAGTAAAATAttgcgttaaaggtactttggtactaatttttttttcttggggtatTTGGTTCTgcttttttttgggtcattttggttccgaaCTCCCAAAACGGTTGCTGCATCCATCCCGGTTCCTTCAAAAATGCATTTCTTATGCAGGATCCGACACACCCGGTGACATTTTTGTAGAATTTGAGCAACATAGTGTGTAGGTCACTGAGCTTGGGGGGCAACCAAGGTGTGTTGCAGACCATTCTGCTTGATAATGGACATCTGCAGACTCCATTGGTGTATCCCTTTACAATAATTGCTGCACTTTGAGGTCATCCAACAATTCCAAGAGCTTCTAACTTTTACAATGTTCACCACTGAGGGGTGTGGGGGAATGGTAAATTAAAGGTTCCTGCACTTTTAACCAAAGGTTTCAGATTCAAGTTCAGGGAATATAACGTGAACCTGGATTAGTCGAGCCGGCGTACCGAACACCTGATGgcttaaaaaaagttttgtatTGTTCAAGAAATTCTTGAAATACCTGAATTGTGAACTGGAAACTTATGAATCACCTCTGTTTGACCTTCTAATGTTACACCCTCTTACTCAGGAACTGAGAAATTAATGTCTCTTTCTTATATCATTGTCCCTTCAATTTTATTCCTTTTCTTACTTCTGATACTAATGTCCTAAACAGTATATTATCAAAGCCGTGATAATCCAGTTTATGATTACCGTGAAGCTGAAGCCTTATGACTTTCATGCAAGATTACTGTAATTGTGCTATATGTAAGGCTTATTGTAATCTAATATAGCAAATTTTTGTTAAATTCTCTTAACTTGATGTTCTTAGAGCCTATTTGGACGggcttttggcttataagctaaaaacatTCCTAACCTATaacttttggcttatttttgctattttggcttaaaaacaagtgcttaaaaacacttttttatcTTACCCAAATACTACAAAAATGTTTAAAAGTTCTATTGACTTAAAATCGCTTAAAAAATGCCAATCTAAAGAGGCTCTTGGAATCTTTAAGCTATGAGAAAAAGTAGGGTAAAAAGGAAGTGAATGACAGGATAGGCATATTATATGGCCTCCCACACTCATACTAGTGTTCTGTTAACTTTTCATACTATTCTTGATTTGGCGAATAATTTATAACTCACTCCGTTCATGTTTACTTGTCCATGTTAGACTTAACACAACCCTtgtaagcaataaataaaatgagaattttactATATGCCCCGTAATTATTATAAATCATCGAAAtaattgaaatcaatcaaacatattttaaaagttgcgCCATCACTAACAATATTTCCTGCCCGATAATTAATAATCAGGATAAAATagatatgaaataataaattatctcttaatttttgaaactgaagtttggatggacatctatttttagtatactgaacaagtaaaaaatGTATGAAGAGAGTATAATTTAAAAGTTTACTCATTTTGAGGGGGCAAAATAATGATAACTCTAGTCACTTCgtagtcaaaaattttaaaatacccattatgcatatattgATCCAATATAAATAGCAAATGCAAGTAAATGTTTAGCTTATTTCTTTAAAACTAGTGAATATGTTCGCGCAGTTATAAAACATATTTATttgataattatatataaaaattaaaatttaatgaaAGATAAAGGAAAATTATAAAGGTATCATAGATAAGTAGAATAAATTTATAATTCCTACATTTAATCCAAAACATTTGTTCCTACCAAAGGAAATGAAATTTTACAACgtaatgatgaaaaataaaactaacagcTAATAAGCATGAAGTTGTAGTTTTATTGAAGATGAAAGAAAgtaaacatggagaaaaaaagaaagaataaaaacaTAGCATATGTTTGTTAGACTCGAGCCTCTCCTTAGGAGTATGAGCTTGAtacaaaaataactaaaattaaaatttcaaaaaagttaCAATTCCAAAGACAAAATAAAGAAATCTAAGAATAATAATGAAATTACATGCCGACCACTAAACGAAAGGAAAAAAAGTAAAGATAAGGCATATTATAAATATAGTACTACTCCAGTAGTAATTAAACTATGATTTTATTATCATCGATATGAACATAGCATTTTGAACCCGTTTATAAACATTACAATAAGATAATGACTAACTTAAGTCATTGGTAATTTTGATTGAAAAACTTACAAGCACAAAGGTTCTTCCAATATTTTCACCCTTCAGATCACCATTGGAATCTTAGCTTAGTCCTTTGGCTAGtgaaaaaacacaaaaagaaaaacagagaAGAGAATAAAACATACTAATATGAAGGAAGATTGCATTTACTAAACAACCGACAAAGACATTGAATAGACGGGAATGAGTATCTTTTCATGATCTACACCGGCatggaattttgtgatttagGGGTTAAGTGATATCAAAGCCAATTTCACCTCTTGCCACCACATATAATTTGGAACTCCTACTCAAATTTGAGACACAAGGCATCTGATGGCGATACAAGCCTAAACTTTGGCCTGTCAATAAAAGAAATGTAACCTTACTCATAGACTAcctgtttttgttttttctctcAACTCCATTTCAAAATCCATGTTCAATTAGCAGTTCTTCACcacctttttcttaaaagatttCCTATGAGAATTTCTTCGTGAGACACTTTAAATTTGATTGTCAATCATAAGAATATAACGTGTGTTTGTTACCCTTGAGCCTCTTGTTGGGATCATTTGCTTGATATGAAAACAAATAAACTTaaaatcccagaaaactacaacCCCAAAGATAAactaagaaatttaaaaaataaaataaaaaattacctgGCCATCTAAGCTTCAGACTACCTCCAGGGAACCCTACtttgagagcttctctctctaggTGTGACGGCAACCTAGTGAGAGAGAGCAATTTTCAGGCCATTCATGGCCTCTCAGGCCACCATGCAGCCTCCTCATGAGGCTGTACAACCCATACAATCACTACCAACAACCATGCAAACCCTAGACTACTCCAAAATACTAAACACTACAACTTTGAATGCGTGTGACCCTAAACAGTCGACTTCCACGACTATCATGCCTATACCAATGAAGCCCATTGTGTATCATCATGGTGAACGAACAATACAATATAGCATGCAGGAGATAAAGATAATGATAGTTCAAGAGAACCTACAATATGCATAGTGGGAAAATTCAGTTATGGCTTACCAGATTTGCATGCATTACGTACATTGATCCCAAAACAATGTGAATTAAAGAGTACTGCAACTATTGGATTATTATGCAACAGGCATGTTTTGATAAGATTTGAGTTATTTGAAGACTATGTAAATCTCTTATCAAAACCTGCTTTTGGGATCAAGGAGACTAGATGGCCCATGAGGACACTTAAATGGGATCCTTGGTTTAACCCTGAGGAAGGGACTTCCATTGCCATTGCTTGGATATCCTTTCCAACCCTAGCACCAAATTACGTTGGTCAGTCGTAACTATTTTCAATGGCCTCAGCAGTTGGAAAGCTATTGACCTTGGATGTGGCAACCATAAATAAGACAAGGCCAAGCTGTGCACGTGTGAAAGTTGAGGTAGATTTATTGGTTGAGCACCCTAAAAGAGTGCAAATTCAGGCTATGGATAGTAAAACTGGGGATGTTAAGTCAAGGTGGGTGAAAATACACTATGATTTCATGCCCAAATATTGTAAGGAATGTTGTTTACAAGGACATGATGAGGAAAGGTGTTGGAAACTTCATCCAGATTTATTACCAGATAAGGAGAGTGAGGAAGAGGCTGAAGGGGATGGAAGTGCAGTCCCTAACAATGTGAAGGAAACAGACAAAGGTACAAACAAGGTTAAACAAGCTAACAATAAGCAGGCAAAGAAGGCAAGGAATAATAATCATAGGCAGGTGATCAAGGTGTTAGAGAGTGGTAAGGTGGTTGTTGATGTACAAGATTTGTATAAATGGAAgactcaaaaaggaaaaaaacaggTAGAAGTTGGAAACAATGATTAAAAGCAGTTTGCTTTGCCAACAGCAAAGGACAATGGTGGTACAAGTAAACAAGGTGAACTAGTGAAATCTGGTGTTGTTCAAACAATTAATAAGTTTGCAACATTAGAAAATGAGGATGGTGGATATGAAGGTCTATTGATGGTAGATCAGGATCAATCACAATCAGTTCATGCAGAAGTTGGAAATGCAATTGATAATCCTCAGATGCAGTTGCTGGTGGCACCTAGTGATCAAGAGGGTACAACTGGTATTCATGGTCCTGAGAAAGTTCTGAATGTCAATGCACCAGTGTTTACTCCTGGAAGGAAGAAATCTTCACCTACTAGGACTAAGGGGTGGGTGGAAGCAACTTTTAAACCAGGATTGGACATTGACATCACTAAACAGGTTTGTCATGATATTCCTTCAACTACTGTGGCTGAAGATAAAGGTACTAGTAGGACGATTTAAAATTGTGGAGTGAACAAAGCCGAGGATGACCAGTGGAGGAAACTATGGAGGAGGGCAGAGATTGCGCCTCAGAGTTTGAAGGGGAAGCAAATGGTGGAAGGATTAGTCAGGATAAACTGATTGTTCAAAAGCAGGTTAAGGATCATATCCAAGAGCTTAATGctggtgttggtgttgaagttggtacTAAGGTTGAGAAAGCCAAGGTACAAGAAGCTCGGAGGGTAGAGTTTGCAATCAGCCAGCAGTAGTCTCTACAAGTCTCAAAGGGTGTTGCTATAAAACATGCAAGTGTTTCTCAAGCTGAGGAGAAGGAGGATACTGTGGATACTACACCAGTAAGAGCAGTCCAGGTACATGAGAATAATAGTGCACATCAAAACCAGCAGCAAAACAATGCAACAGTAGGTGTGGCAAATCAGAACAATAGCagtaattcaagaaaaacagcTAGTGCTAACCAAAGAAGATGAGTTGGGAAGAATAATCAACTGGTGCAATATGTTTCTGGTAAAAATCAGAATCAAGTTGCTAATATTTATGCAAGTTGCAATTCCTATTGGGGATAAGGCTAGAATAGACATGGATGAGGAGTCCACTACACAGAATTTCTTGAATGCTACAAAGGAGGGTGATATATCTACTAGGTAGGTGGCAAAAGGAGCAggaaaaacaaggaaaaaggCAACAAAAGATACACCTCAATTTTTAGGGGTGACAACAAGGAGGACTTATTCTAAATCCCATAATTAGTGATGAATGCACTAATATGGAATATTAGATCAGCAAACACCAAAAAAGCTTTCAAAAGGCTTTTGTCAATGCATACAAAACACAGATTTTTCCTTATAGGTTTGATGGAGCCTTTTCAACAAGCTTATAAATTGGATAGTTACATGAGAAGGTTAGGCCTGGAAACTGCATTATGCAATGTTTCAGGCAAAATATGGGCCTTTGTGGATGTTGAATATGAAGTAAATGTGCTTGTAGATAGTGTCCAGCAAATGACTTTGAAGTTGTCAAGCTCCAACAATAACACAGAGATGATTGTTACATTGGTGTATGCCAAATGTGACAGGACTGAAAGAATAGAATTGTGGGAATCCTTGTATCACTTAGCATCAGACATGACACTACCTTGGCTTGTGGGAGGagattttaatgtcattattCATGAAGAAGAGAAATATGGGGGCCTTCCAGTTACACTGAATGAAGTAGAAGCTTTTAGGCATTGCATTCAATCATGCAATCTCTCAGACCTGGGCTGCAAAGGtcacttggtggaatgggagaGGTGAAGATGATTGTGTATTCAAGAGACTAGATAGGTGTTTGGGCAACTTTGAACTTCAGCAGCTGTTTCCAGGATTAGAGATCACACATTTGATCAAGTGTGGTTCAGATCATTCACCACTACTACTTGAATGCAAACAACAAAGTTCAGCAGTTTAAGAAGTCTTTCAAATTCTTGAATTTCTAGACTAAACATGATACTTTCTTTGATGTGGTGAAAGATAATTGGGAGACTGATGTAGTGGCCAATTCTTTCATGACTTTCAATGTGAAACtaaggaagttgaagaaagtGTTATCAACTTGGAGTAAAAGTACTTATGGTGACATTTTTCAGAAGATTACTAATTTGGAGGAGGTCATTAAAGCTCATGAAGCTTTTTTTGAAGCCAATCCATCATATGCCAACAGAGAAAAACTCATGAAAGTCCAGGCAGAATTGACAAGAGTACTGCATTTAGAGGAGGAATTTTGGAAACAAAAGGCAGGCATGTCCTGGTTCCAAGATGGTgataaaaattccaaatttttccATGCTCATGTGAAGGGAAGAAGAAAGAGGTTGCAGCTGAGCAGAATTCAAAATAGTGCAGGAATTTGGCTTGATGAGGAGAATGAAATTGCAGAAGAAGCAATCAGATTTTATCAGGCACAATTCCATAAAACTGTTGTCCCTACACAGTTTGATGTCCTGAAACATGATCCATCCATGATTTCAAAAGAACAAAATGAAGAATTGATTGCAAATCCTACAAAAGATGAAGTGAAGTAGGCAATTTTTTGGTTTAAATAGTGAAAGCGGTGTGGACCGATGGCTTCAATCGGCCcgtttttttcaaaaatgttgGGACATAGTTGGTGATGACATATTTCACATGGTCTGGGATTTCTTTAAGGGATTTGAATTGCCAAGATACATAACTCACACTAACCTTGTTTTATTGCCAAAAAAGCAGGAGGTACAAACTTTTAGTGACATGAGGCCTATAAGTTTGAGAAATTTTATAAACAAGGTATTTTCTAGAGTTGGGCACGAAAGATTAGTTCAGTTGCTTCCAGATTTGATATCTTAGAATCAAGCAGTATTTGTGAGAAGAAGGAGCATTGTAGAGAACATTTTATTAACACAAGAGATCATCATTGATATCAGACTCAGAACTAAAAGGGGAAATCATCAATTTGTTCCTAATGTAGTCATGAAGTTGGACATGACAAAGTCATATGATAGATTGTCATGGATTTTTCTTACAAATATGCTCAGACAAATGGGATTTGGGGAACAATTCATTACTCTGATTTATGAGATTATTGGAAATAACTGGTACTCAGTGTTAGTGAATGGACAACCTCATGGTTTTTTCCATTCTCTGGGGTGCCAAACAAGGTGATCCTTTGTCACCTACTTTGTTCATATTGGTTGCTGAGGTGTTATCAAGGGGATTGAATGCACTACATGAGAACCTGTGGTTTACTGGCTTTGGCTTGCCCAAATGGAGTCCAAAATCAACCACTTATCATATGCAGATGACATCATCATCTTCTCATCCTCTTGTGAGATATCATTGGGACTGATTATGAATGTTTTGAAGGATTATGAACAAGCTTCTGGCTAGCTGATTAACAAGTCCAAAAGCTCTATATACTTGCATGACAGGGTGGATAATGAGGTGTTCCAAAAGGTGGAGAGGATTACTGGTATTGCAAGGAAGAACTTTCCTTTAATGTACTTAGGTTGTCCCAATTTTTATGCCAGACCACAAATGTCATTTTACTCAGAGTTGATTTCCAAGGTTAGAAACAGGCTTCAAGGATGGAAAGGAAAATTATTATCATTTGGTGGAAGAGCCATTTTACTGAAACATGTTTTACAAGCAATGCCAATGCACTTGCTTTCAGTAACTGATCCACCTTCCTTTGTTATTGAAAAGCTTCACAAGATATTTGCCCAATTCTTTTAGAGCAATACCATTGGTGAGAGGGGTACACATTGGACAAAGTGGTATGTAGTATGCTTGCCTCAAGATGAAGGTGGACTAGGATTCATATCCCTTAGTGACATGTCAATGGCATTGTGTGCTAAGTTGTGGTGGAACTTCAGAACTAAACCTTCTTTGTGGAGTGCATTCATGAGCAacaaatacttgaagaaaaataatccTATCCTGGTGCCTTAGAAGAGAGGATCTCACATCTGGAGGAAACCTAGCAAAAGTGGACTTGATTGATCATCAAATCTGGTGGCAGCCTAGAATGGGTTCAACACTATTTTGGTTTGATAACTAGTCAGGTTTAGGCCCTTTATACTTTCAAACTCCATCAGATTTTTATTGCAATGAGGAGATTAATAATGTATCTGATGTAGTGACTCAAGGAAGATGGAATGTTCCAGCCATTAGGAATAATCTTCCTGAGGAACTAGCTGAGTACATTCTCAATGAAGTACAGCCTCCTGctatgtcacgccccgaaccatggcctgggcgaaacacggcactcggtgccttcaTCGtacgtgaccgagcgaaccacatggcttgtcgaatcatcatgaggcataacatgagcataatataacgtgaatgcatgatgagcctttataaaacgtaataagtcataatacttaacaaaattacttgtttaaacatgagtgcggaaataacatgaaggagccaaaaatggctatacgactccgaaagtctgacataacataGCTAGACTTGCTAATCTGAAACCTCATCATGAGTCGACCGTAAAACATGCTTGTCAGACAAGGCCCCTAAAAGATACCtatagatgcataactaattataaaacaaagagttgactaaaccccgaatgagacggggctcaccaataagccgatacgAGTGTCTGTCCACGAGCGTATACGTCGTCCCGTAAATTAgtaccgcatcgtgaaatggagctcggcaatagaaaggggacgCGCACTTTGAATGTAcctttggtatgtaaagcaactgaatgaaataacatgggacataaaataataatgataagaatTGAAAgtgaaactgaaacctggtcatgaatatgaatacatacatatatataacatggtaaaaatatcataagtagggagagcaataacttataaccgatccatggtCTGGTGCATGCGTCCCGCCAGCAGAACACTCAGTCTTTGCCAGGGAACATGAcgaataaaatatgaaagattACCACAAGCGAGAGATCGTCCGGGGGACacgggtggagcgatcctcatcctacggtggctacgtagtttttGGAAAACAACCCAAGCCTTCCTGGAATTAAAGCAACTCCCCCAAAAAcataaacatgtaaaataagggCCAAATTTGGCCCCCCTGGA
Proteins encoded in this region:
- the LOC132042279 gene encoding uncharacterized protein LOC132042279 — translated: MDNLMVFSILWGAKQGDPLSPTLFILVAEVLSRGLNALHENLWFTGFGLPKWSPKSTTYHMQMTSSSSHPLLINKSKSSIYLHDRVDNEVFQKVERITGIARKNFPLMYLGCPNFYARPQMSFYSELISKVRNRLQGWKGKLLSFGGRAILLKHVLQAMPMHLLSSNTIGERGTHWTKWYVVCLPQDEGGLGFISLSDMSMALCAKLWWNFRTKPSLWSAFMSNKYLKKNNPILSGLGPLYFQTPSDFYCNEEINNVSDVVTQGRWNVPAIRNNLPEELAEYILNE